From the genome of Deinococcus sp. JMULE3, one region includes:
- a CDS encoding MotA/TolQ/ExbB proton channel family protein yields MTILDLVRAAGPLLWVLLALSVYVVYLSVARAQALARLGADARTLVERARAVTAESGPHAALAEVDRAAHPSPAAQVLRAGLARADRGVPAAESAMHSALLHEDARLYAGLGALGTAAQVAPLLGLLGTVIGMVRSFLVFSQTTAPTPAQLATGISEALINTAGGLIVAVIAYVARGALRARADRIMVQAEQVREDLPGWLTRPAPAPAPMRTDAPIPEVALTFGGAQ; encoded by the coding sequence ATGACCATCCTTGATCTGGTTCGCGCGGCTGGCCCGCTGTTGTGGGTGCTGCTGGCCCTGTCGGTCTACGTGGTCTACCTGAGCGTCGCCCGCGCGCAGGCGCTGGCCCGGCTGGGCGCGGACGCCCGCACGCTGGTGGAACGCGCCCGCGCCGTCACCGCCGAGAGCGGCCCGCACGCCGCGCTGGCCGAGGTGGACCGCGCCGCGCACCCCAGCCCCGCCGCGCAGGTCCTCCGCGCCGGACTGGCCCGCGCCGACCGGGGCGTCCCCGCCGCCGAGAGCGCCATGCACTCCGCGCTGCTGCACGAGGACGCCCGCCTGTACGCCGGACTGGGCGCGCTGGGCACCGCCGCGCAGGTCGCGCCGCTGCTGGGCCTGCTGGGCACCGTGATCGGCATGGTCCGCTCGTTCCTGGTGTTCAGCCAGACCACGGCCCCCACGCCCGCGCAACTGGCGACCGGGATCAGCGAGGCGCTGATCAACACGGCGGGCGGTCTGATCGTCGCCGTGATCGCGTACGTGGCGCGCGGCGCGCTGCGGGCCCGCGCCGACCGGATCATGGTGCAGGCCGAACAGGTGCGCGAGGACCTGCCCGGCTGGCTGACCCGCCCCGCGCCTGCCCCGGCTCCCATGCGCACCGACGCGCCCATCCCGGAGGTCGCCCTGACGTTCGGCGGCGCGCAGTGA
- a CDS encoding ExbD/TolR family protein yields MTRPLRRRFRGDHDPVTFDFAPMVDIVLLLLIFFFLTSTLGARQNALPLDLPRASSSVQETPDLPVVSVNRAGQVFLNGKSTTLGALGAQLRPLAEQSGGVVGLRADERGSYGTVVGVMDEIKKAGGTRLALGTQPAQDGGAAP; encoded by the coding sequence GTGACCCGCCCGCTGCGCCGCCGCTTCCGGGGGGATCACGACCCGGTGACGTTCGACTTCGCGCCGATGGTGGACATCGTGCTGCTGCTGCTGATCTTCTTCTTCCTGACCAGCACGCTGGGCGCCCGGCAGAACGCCCTGCCGCTGGACCTGCCCCGCGCGAGCAGCAGCGTGCAGGAAACGCCGGACCTGCCCGTCGTGAGCGTGAACCGCGCCGGGCAGGTGTTCCTGAACGGCAAGTCCACCACCCTGGGTGCACTGGGCGCGCAGCTGCGGCCCCTCGCGGAACAGTCGGGCGGCGTGGTGGGCCTGCGCGCCGACGAGCGCGGCAGCTACGGCACCGTCGTCGGCGTGATGGACGAGATCAAGAAGGCCGGGGGCACCCGCCTCGCCCTGGGCACCCAGCCCGCTCAGGACGGCGGGGCCGCGCCGTGA
- a CDS encoding type III pantothenate kinase has protein sequence MPAFPLLAVDIGNTSTVIGLADEQLNLTNTWRIRTNREHLPDDLAMRLHGLLQLTGAPMPRAAILSSVAPPLGENYALALRRHFAVEAFEVRATNLPDVSVELDVPDAVGADRLCNLFGAEKYLGHHEYAVVVDFGTSTNFDVIGRGRRFLGGVLATGAQVSADALFNRAAKLPRITLQAPATAIGKNTTHALQSGLVFGYAEMVDGLLRRIRAELPGPAVAIATGGFSRTIEGICREIDHYDETLTLRGLVELWASR, from the coding sequence GTGCCTGCTTTCCCCCTCCTGGCCGTGGACATCGGCAACACCAGCACCGTGATCGGCCTGGCCGACGAGCAGCTGAACCTCACGAACACCTGGCGCATCCGTACGAACCGGGAGCACCTCCCGGACGATCTCGCCATGCGTCTGCACGGGCTGCTGCAACTGACGGGGGCGCCCATGCCGCGCGCGGCGATCCTCAGCAGCGTCGCGCCGCCCCTCGGGGAGAACTACGCGCTGGCGCTCCGCCGCCACTTCGCCGTGGAGGCCTTCGAGGTGCGTGCCACGAACCTCCCGGACGTCAGCGTGGAACTCGACGTACCCGACGCCGTCGGCGCCGACCGCCTGTGCAACCTGTTCGGCGCGGAGAAGTACCTCGGGCACCACGAGTACGCCGTCGTGGTGGATTTCGGGACGAGTACGAACTTCGACGTGATCGGCCGCGGGCGCCGCTTTCTGGGGGGCGTGCTCGCCACGGGCGCGCAGGTCAGCGCGGACGCGCTGTTCAACCGCGCCGCGAAACTCCCGCGCATCACGCTCCAGGCGCCCGCGACCGCCATCGGGAAGAACACCACGCACGCCCTGCAGTCCGGACTGGTGTTCGGGTATGCCGAGATGGTGGACGGCCTGCTGCGCCGCATCCGCGCCGAACTGCCCGGCCCCGCTGTGGCCATCGCCACCGGGGGTTTCTCGCGCACCATTGAGGGCATCTGCCGCGAGATCGACCACTACGACGAGACGCTGACCCTGCGCGGCCTCGTGGAACTCTGGGCCAGCCGCTGA
- a CDS encoding cobalamin-binding protein, with product MTAPQRIVSLLPSATDLLFDLLTDLGLAERVVGVSHSCDHPRARHLPVLTRSIVDSGAPQAEIDRAVSAAVREGRALYQVDGPLLDRLSPDLVVTQGVCEVCAVTPGTLQDAVRYLPGCLPAANVLSLEGKSVQGILGDLRALAAAAGVPETGEALARQAQADWDAIQPAPHAPRVLTLEWTEPPFYGGHWVPEQVERAGGVNVLGIPGTDSGRATWEQIAPLRPDVSVVLCCGYGLRDNVTFARDLPDLPLGEVWAVDANALFSRPALGVVRGAQVLADLLRGHPTTGLSERIR from the coding sequence ATGACCGCCCCCCAGCGCATCGTGAGCCTGCTGCCCAGCGCCACTGACCTGCTGTTCGACCTGCTGACCGACCTGGGCCTGGCGGAGCGCGTGGTGGGCGTCAGTCACTCCTGCGATCACCCGCGTGCCCGGCACCTGCCGGTCCTGACCCGTTCCATCGTGGACAGCGGCGCCCCGCAGGCCGAGATCGACCGGGCCGTCAGCGCCGCCGTGCGGGAGGGCCGCGCCCTGTACCAGGTGGACGGCCCGCTGCTCGACCGGCTCAGCCCCGATCTGGTCGTCACGCAGGGGGTCTGCGAGGTGTGCGCCGTCACGCCCGGCACGCTGCAGGACGCCGTGCGGTACCTGCCCGGCTGCCTGCCCGCCGCGAACGTCCTGAGCCTGGAAGGCAAGAGCGTGCAGGGCATCCTGGGCGACCTGCGCGCCCTGGCTGCCGCCGCCGGTGTCCCCGAGACCGGTGAGGCCCTCGCCCGGCAGGCGCAGGCCGACTGGGACGCCATCCAGCCCGCCCCGCACGCGCCGCGCGTCCTGACGCTGGAATGGACCGAGCCACCCTTCTACGGCGGGCACTGGGTGCCAGAGCAGGTGGAGCGGGCGGGCGGCGTGAACGTCCTGGGCATCCCCGGCACCGACTCGGGCCGCGCCACCTGGGAGCAGATCGCGCCTCTGCGCCCGGACGTGAGCGTCGTCCTGTGCTGCGGGTACGGTCTGCGCGACAACGTCACATTCGCCCGCGACCTGCCGGACCTCCCGCTGGGAGAGGTGTGGGCGGTGGACGCCAACGCGCTGTTCAGTCGCCCCGCGCTGGGCGTCGTGCGCGGCGCGCAGGTCCTCGCCGACCTGCTGCGCGGCCATCCCACCACGGGCCTCAGCGAACGCATCCGCTGA
- a CDS encoding DinB family protein, with the protein MNVDLGTVRAQLARTPGVLDALLRGLPGAWAGLDEGPGTWSPRGVVAHLSHADRTNWLPRARVLLAAGEAEVFPPFDRAGHQAAEAARSLDELLDDFAAVRAESLRALDALNLGPTELARRGTHPEFGPVTLGQLLATWAAHDLDHVLQITRTLGGGYREAVGPWRAYLRIMRPA; encoded by the coding sequence ATGAACGTGGATCTGGGGACGGTGCGGGCGCAGCTGGCGCGGACGCCGGGCGTGCTGGACGCGCTGCTGCGCGGGTTGCCGGGGGCATGGGCGGGGCTGGACGAGGGGCCGGGGACGTGGTCGCCGCGTGGGGTGGTGGCGCACCTGTCGCACGCGGACCGCACGAACTGGTTGCCGCGGGCGCGGGTGCTGCTCGCGGCGGGCGAGGCGGAGGTGTTCCCGCCGTTCGACCGGGCCGGGCATCAGGCGGCGGAGGCGGCGCGGTCCCTGGATGAACTGCTGGACGACTTCGCGGCAGTGCGCGCGGAGAGCCTGCGGGCGCTGGACGCCCTGAACCTGGGCCCGACGGAACTGGCGCGGCGGGGCACGCACCCGGAGTTCGGGCCGGTGACACTGGGGCAATTGCTGGCGACCTGGGCGGCGCATGACCTGGATCATGTCCTTCAGATCACGCGCACGCTGGGCGGCGGGTACCGGGAGGCGGTGGGGCCGTGGCGGGCGTACCTGCGGATCATGCGGCCCGCATAG
- a CDS encoding VWA domain-containing protein — MARVTRYSKFEGELDQLESSELMQMIQEALLGQGMNDPYDPDPDARPSMDDLFDAILQALAERNMIPEEQLMEAMQADDIRETGLGQQIQRLMDRLQQDGFIRKEFEDGAGGAGDPGDAKFQLTDKSIDFLGYKSLRDLMGGLGRSSAGSHDTREYASGVEMTGELKGYEFGDTMNLDTTATLGNVISKGFDNLEESDLVIRQAEYNSSAATVVLLDCSHSMILYGEDRFTPAKQVALALAHLIRTQYPGDTVKFVLFHDSAEEVPVGKLAQAQIGPYHTNTAGGLRLAQQLLKRENKDMKQIVMITDGKPSALTLPDGRIYKNAYGLDPYVLGATLREVANCRRSGIQVNTFMLARDPDLVGFVRRVSEMTRGKAYFTTPHNIGQYVLMDFMTNKTKMIN, encoded by the coding sequence ATGGCGCGTGTCACGCGGTACAGCAAGTTCGAGGGGGAACTCGATCAGCTCGAGAGCAGCGAGCTGATGCAGATGATTCAGGAGGCGCTGCTGGGCCAGGGCATGAACGACCCGTACGACCCGGACCCGGACGCGCGCCCCAGCATGGACGACCTGTTCGACGCGATCCTGCAGGCGCTCGCCGAGCGGAACATGATCCCGGAAGAGCAGCTGATGGAGGCCATGCAGGCCGACGACATCCGCGAGACCGGGCTGGGCCAGCAGATCCAGCGCCTGATGGACCGCCTTCAACAGGACGGCTTCATCCGCAAGGAGTTCGAGGACGGTGCAGGCGGCGCGGGCGACCCCGGCGACGCGAAGTTCCAGCTGACCGACAAGAGCATCGATTTCCTGGGGTACAAGAGCCTGCGGGACCTGATGGGCGGCCTGGGGCGCAGCAGCGCCGGGTCGCACGACACGCGCGAGTACGCGTCAGGCGTCGAGATGACCGGTGAACTCAAGGGCTACGAGTTCGGGGACACCATGAACCTCGACACGACCGCCACGCTGGGGAACGTGATCAGCAAGGGCTTCGACAACCTTGAGGAGTCGGATCTGGTGATCCGGCAGGCGGAGTACAACTCGTCGGCGGCGACGGTGGTGCTGCTGGACTGCTCGCACTCCATGATCCTGTACGGCGAGGACCGCTTCACGCCCGCCAAGCAGGTGGCGCTGGCCCTGGCGCACCTGATCCGCACGCAGTACCCGGGGGACACCGTGAAGTTCGTGCTGTTCCACGACAGCGCCGAGGAGGTCCCGGTCGGGAAGCTCGCGCAGGCGCAGATCGGGCCGTACCACACGAACACCGCGGGCGGCCTGCGGCTGGCGCAGCAGCTGCTGAAGCGGGAGAACAAGGACATGAAGCAGATCGTGATGATCACCGACGGGAAACCCTCGGCGCTGACGCTGCCGGACGGGCGCATCTACAAGAACGCGTACGGCCTGGACCCGTACGTGCTGGGCGCCACGCTGCGCGAGGTGGCGAACTGCCGCCGCAGCGGCATTCAGGTGAACACGTTCATGCTGGCCCGCGACCCGGATCTGGTGGGCTTCGTGCGCCGCGTCAGCGAGATGACGCGCGGCAAGGCGTACTTCACGACGCCGCACAACATCGGGCAGTACGTGCTGATGGACTTCATGACGAACAAGACGAAGATGATCAACTGA
- a CDS encoding HRDC domain-containing protein encodes MTDPVTSVRPDARLVRLHAGRGDPHARLAGALADLEGAAWGLLLRDETALARQLADSLGAGTLRVDARVRVSREALAAAGLAAASADADWRGARAVWLLEPTPAELDRARRAGVPVIVDATLAPGGNWLAQGARLVVYRDSVTLTGHGDAPLSALFGAGSAPAPVAAAPSDLSVALALRDVATLPLRLARVARTTSQLAERLGGAAQPAGPTALLLAPDEAADSEAPLGGVLAAARSVPGGVLITPGLEDARVALALLRGETPAEEAATPVVPEAAAPEEDRREQRPEPRVDQRGEFRERRESRDRFERRERGGRRDDRRDDRRDGRERGGRDRFERRDFRPPVTAARGEQPDAPSTPSQPDAPERFTFEAPAAAAPVSTPAPVAAPAPQAEPEETWEPEIVFSDSPAQTAAPLPTPVSSGPDAPNLPQVPDVRHQAVEEQPAGEQAAEELPDAQPEPEPTPEPAPVILPPDLPGGKEDPAANLTDEQMAVYARLREWRNAEAKRQEISRFIIASNATLAEIARRVPYTLDDLREVKGMGQARLGKYGDRILDVVRG; translated from the coding sequence ATGACTGATCCCGTGACTTCCGTTCGTCCTGACGCCCGGCTCGTGCGCCTGCACGCCGGGCGGGGCGATCCGCACGCCCGCCTCGCCGGGGCGCTCGCTGACCTGGAGGGCGCCGCGTGGGGCCTGCTGCTGCGCGACGAGACCGCCCTGGCCCGCCAGCTGGCCGACTCATTGGGGGCGGGCACGCTGCGGGTGGACGCCCGCGTGCGCGTCAGCCGCGAGGCGCTGGCCGCCGCCGGGCTGGCCGCCGCGAGCGCTGACGCCGACTGGCGCGGCGCGCGCGCCGTGTGGCTGCTGGAACCCACCCCCGCCGAGCTGGACCGTGCCCGGCGTGCCGGGGTACCCGTGATCGTGGACGCGACGCTGGCGCCCGGCGGGAACTGGCTGGCGCAGGGCGCGCGGCTGGTCGTGTACCGCGACAGCGTGACCCTGACCGGGCACGGCGACGCGCCCCTGAGCGCCCTGTTCGGCGCTGGGTCCGCGCCCGCCCCGGTGGCGGCCGCGCCCAGCGACCTGAGCGTGGCGCTGGCGCTGCGGGACGTGGCGACGCTGCCGCTGCGGCTGGCGCGCGTGGCGCGCACGACCTCGCAGCTGGCCGAGCGGCTGGGCGGCGCGGCGCAGCCTGCCGGGCCGACCGCGCTGCTCCTGGCGCCGGACGAGGCGGCGGACAGCGAGGCCCCGCTGGGTGGCGTGCTGGCCGCCGCGCGCAGCGTCCCGGGTGGTGTGCTGATCACGCCGGGCCTGGAGGACGCCCGCGTCGCGCTGGCCCTGCTGCGTGGCGAGACCCCCGCAGAGGAGGCCGCCACGCCGGTGGTCCCGGAAGCTGCCGCGCCGGAGGAGGACCGCCGCGAGCAGCGTCCCGAGCCCCGCGTGGATCAGCGGGGCGAGTTCCGGGAGCGCCGCGAGAGCCGCGACCGCTTCGAGCGGCGCGAACGCGGGGGCCGCCGGGATGATCGGCGTGATGATCGTCGGGACGGCCGCGAGCGGGGCGGCCGTGACCGTTTCGAGCGCCGCGACTTCCGCCCGCCCGTCACCGCCGCGCGCGGCGAGCAGCCCGACGCGCCCAGCACGCCGTCCCAACCGGACGCGCCCGAACGCTTCACTTTTGAAGCCCCTGCCGCGGCTGCTCCCGTGAGCACGCCCGCCCCGGTCGCGGCCCCTGCGCCTCAGGCCGAGCCGGAGGAGACCTGGGAGCCCGAGATCGTGTTCAGCGACTCGCCCGCGCAGACGGCCGCGCCGCTGCCCACCCCGGTCAGCAGCGGCCCCGACGCCCCGAACCTCCCGCAGGTGCCGGACGTGCGCCATCAGGCGGTCGAGGAACAGCCCGCCGGGGAACAGGCAGCCGAGGAACTCCCCGACGCCCAGCCCGAACCGGAACCCACCCCCGAACCCGCCCCGGTCATCCTGCCGCCCGACCTGCCCGGCGGGAAGGAGGACCCGGCGGCGAACCTCACCGACGAGCAGATGGCCGTGTACGCCCGCCTGCGCGAGTGGCGCAACGCCGAGGCGAAACGCCAGGAGATCAGCCGCTTCATCATCGCCAGCAACGCCACCCTGGCCGAGATCGCCCGGCGCGTCCCGTACACCCTGGACGACCTGCGCGAGGTCAAGGGCATGGGGCAGGCCCGTCTGGGCAAGTACGGCGACCGGATCCTGGACGTCGTGCGCGGCTGA
- a CDS encoding catalase family protein, translating to MSPDFVRYRDDLERPQPDEARTFAQLARVMQGYSEAFHTRYHHAVRPVHSKGHGLLIGELEVPDLPPHLAQGLFAAPGRYPAVVRLSTPPGDILPDSVSTPRALALKVIGPPAAMVDGHAGEVTQDFLLNNGPVFAAKDAGGFLNNQLPIRLTLNAPEELKVAAALGAQVAARVAPEGSPLAGALKQLGGHPSTHPLGETYYSQLPLRWGEYVAKVALVPTAEHLRALTGQAVRVLGPGRADALRAAVAQVIRASGGTWDLRAQLCTDEARMPIEDGSVRWDETLSPFVTVARLHVPPQDPARPDKLVFADDRLSFSPWHAHAAHRPLGSAMRARRHVYEQSTAFRREHNDEPLREPRTAGDLPTP from the coding sequence ATGAGCCCCGACTTCGTGCGGTACCGCGACGACCTGGAACGCCCGCAGCCCGACGAGGCGCGCACCTTCGCGCAGCTGGCCCGCGTCATGCAGGGCTACAGCGAGGCGTTCCACACCCGCTACCACCACGCGGTGCGCCCCGTGCACAGCAAGGGTCACGGCCTGCTGATCGGGGAACTGGAGGTCCCGGACCTGCCACCTCACCTCGCGCAGGGACTGTTCGCCGCGCCCGGACGCTACCCGGCGGTCGTGCGGCTGTCCACCCCGCCCGGCGACATCCTGCCGGACAGCGTGTCCACGCCGCGTGCGCTGGCCCTGAAGGTGATCGGCCCGCCCGCCGCAATGGTGGACGGGCACGCGGGCGAGGTCACGCAGGACTTCCTGCTGAACAACGGGCCTGTCTTCGCCGCGAAGGACGCCGGCGGGTTCCTGAACAACCAGCTGCCCATCCGCCTGACCCTGAACGCCCCGGAGGAACTCAAGGTCGCCGCCGCGCTGGGCGCGCAGGTCGCGGCGCGCGTGGCGCCCGAGGGCAGCCCCCTGGCCGGCGCCCTGAAACAGCTCGGCGGGCACCCCTCCACCCACCCGCTGGGCGAGACGTACTACTCGCAGCTGCCCCTCCGCTGGGGCGAGTACGTGGCGAAGGTGGCGCTGGTGCCCACCGCCGAGCACCTGCGCGCCCTGACCGGGCAGGCGGTGCGTGTCCTGGGGCCGGGCCGCGCCGACGCCCTGCGCGCCGCCGTCGCCCAGGTCATCCGCGCGTCGGGCGGCACCTGGGACCTGCGCGCGCAGCTGTGCACCGACGAGGCCCGCATGCCCATCGAGGACGGCTCGGTCCGCTGGGACGAGACCCTCAGCCCCTTCGTGACCGTCGCGCGGTTGCACGTCCCCCCGCAGGACCCCGCGCGGCCCGACAAACTCGTGTTCGCCGACGACCGCCTGAGCTTCAGCCCCTGGCACGCCCACGCCGCGCACCGCCCGCTCGGCAGCGCCATGCGCGCCCGCCGCCACGTCTACGAACAGTCCACGGCCTTCCGGCGCGAACACAACGACGAACCTCTGCGCGAACCCCGCACCGCAGGCGACCTGCCCACCCCCTGA
- a CDS encoding ferredoxin codes for MPPKYFPTHGHLLVCQGPNCQARGSALLHKALWNHLERQSLAYYKRGGTLRLTESGCLGACSYGPALCVYRPAPGGAGLEEAWYAAVDFPLAARVAQATHDRTPLPAEHRYGPDEQA; via the coding sequence ATGCCCCCGAAGTACTTTCCCACCCACGGCCACCTGCTCGTCTGCCAGGGCCCGAACTGTCAGGCGCGCGGCTCGGCGCTGCTGCACAAGGCACTCTGGAATCACCTGGAACGCCAGTCGCTGGCGTACTACAAACGCGGCGGCACGCTGCGCCTCACCGAGAGCGGCTGCCTGGGCGCATGCAGCTACGGCCCGGCGCTGTGCGTGTACCGCCCGGCCCCCGGCGGCGCGGGCCTGGAGGAAGCGTGGTACGCCGCCGTGGACTTCCCGCTGGCCGCGCGGGTGGCGCAGGCCACGCACGACCGCACGCCCCTGCCCGCCGAACACCGCTACGGGCCGGACGAACAGGCCTGA
- a CDS encoding ABC transporter ATP-binding protein — translation MTDGIPDTDALVARDVHVHAGSFPAVRGVSATFRPGVFSAVIGPNGAGKSTLLRALLGLNPVTQGAVTLAGRPLGDWSRAQRSRQLAYLAQSEGLPDGARVRDVVALGRGAGDWRFGLLPRTPWTAQDEAAVDAALDRTDTRRFEDRRVSELSGGERQRAALARALAAEPRFLLLDEPTNHLDLAYALDVVRYLRCEVAGGLGVVAVLHDLNLAARADHLVLLHGGRVQASGTPREVLTPAHLHAAYGLHVNVVQHADRLLVIPQD, via the coding sequence ATGACTGACGGTATTCCTGACACTGACGCCCTGGTCGCGCGGGACGTCCACGTGCACGCCGGGTCGTTCCCGGCAGTGCGCGGCGTGAGTGCCACGTTCCGGCCCGGCGTGTTCAGCGCCGTGATCGGCCCGAACGGCGCGGGCAAGAGCACGCTGCTGCGCGCCCTGCTGGGCCTGAACCCGGTCACGCAGGGCGCGGTGACCCTGGCCGGGCGGCCGCTGGGCGACTGGAGCCGCGCGCAGCGGTCGCGGCAGCTGGCGTACCTCGCGCAGAGCGAGGGCCTGCCGGACGGCGCGCGCGTGCGGGACGTGGTGGCGCTGGGGCGCGGCGCGGGCGACTGGCGCTTCGGGCTGCTGCCCCGCACCCCCTGGACCGCGCAGGACGAGGCCGCCGTGGACGCCGCGCTGGACCGCACCGACACGCGCCGGTTCGAGGACCGCCGCGTGTCGGAACTCAGCGGCGGGGAGCGGCAGCGGGCGGCGCTGGCCCGCGCGCTGGCCGCCGAGCCGCGCTTCCTGCTGCTGGACGAACCCACGAACCACCTCGACCTCGCGTACGCGCTGGACGTCGTGCGGTACCTGCGCTGCGAGGTGGCGGGCGGCCTGGGCGTCGTGGCGGTGCTGCACGACCTGAACCTCGCCGCGCGGGCCGATCACCTCGTGCTGCTGCATGGCGGGCGGGTGCAGGCCAGCGGCACGCCGCGCGAGGTGCTGACGCCCGCGCACCTGCACGCCGCGTACGGGCTGCACGTCAACGTGGTGCAGCACGCAGACCGCCTGCTGGTCATCCCCCAGGATTGA
- a CDS encoding iron ABC transporter permease, translated as MQAAAPRRGLGVGLGTLLLAALLLAAVVLGTGLGSVTIPPGEVLGALWRGVTRQALEGNDVIVWQIRLPRVVMGALVGASLSVCGGAFQGVFRNPLADPYLLGVASGSALGATVAIVAGWPRGLIPVSALLTALVAVACTLSLAREGRRFPPTRLILAGVVVGSVLSAATTALILRGEDRARQVLAYTLGDLGFSGWRDVLTVLPYAGLGCGALLLLARALDTLQLGELTARSLGVPVERLRLIAVIAASLATAGAVAYVGVIGFVGLIVPHMIRLAFGPGHRTLLPLSALLGGALLVGADLLARTTPLSQVGIVTTLLGGPFFLWLLRKERHD; from the coding sequence ATGCAGGCCGCCGCGCCGCGCCGGGGGCTGGGGGTGGGCCTGGGCACGCTGCTGCTCGCAGCGCTGCTGCTGGCCGCCGTGGTCCTGGGCACCGGGCTGGGCAGCGTCACCATCCCGCCCGGCGAGGTGCTGGGCGCGCTGTGGCGCGGCGTGACCCGGCAGGCGCTGGAGGGGAACGACGTGATCGTGTGGCAGATCCGCCTGCCGCGCGTGGTGATGGGGGCGCTGGTGGGTGCGAGTCTCAGCGTGTGCGGGGGCGCCTTTCAGGGCGTGTTCCGTAACCCGCTGGCGGACCCGTACCTGCTGGGCGTCGCCAGCGGCAGCGCGCTGGGCGCCACGGTTGCCATCGTGGCCGGATGGCCCCGGGGGCTGATCCCGGTGTCGGCGCTGCTGACCGCGCTGGTCGCCGTGGCGTGCACCCTGTCCCTGGCGCGCGAGGGCCGACGCTTTCCGCCCACGCGGCTGATCCTGGCGGGCGTGGTGGTGGGCAGCGTCCTGAGTGCCGCGACGACCGCGCTGATCCTGCGTGGCGAGGACCGTGCGCGGCAGGTGCTGGCGTACACGCTGGGCGACCTGGGCTTCAGCGGCTGGCGGGACGTGCTGACCGTGCTGCCCTACGCGGGGCTGGGCTGTGGGGCGCTGCTGCTGCTGGCCCGCGCACTGGACACCCTGCAACTGGGCGAGTTGACCGCCCGCAGCCTGGGCGTCCCCGTCGAGCGGCTGCGGCTGATTGCAGTCATCGCCGCGAGCCTCGCCACGGCGGGCGCCGTCGCATACGTGGGCGTGATCGGCTTCGTGGGGTTGATCGTGCCGCACATGATCCGCCTCGCGTTCGGTCCCGGTCACCGCACGCTGCTGCCCCTGTCGGCGCTGCTGGGCGGGGCGCTGCTGGTCGGCGCGGACCTGCTGGCCCGCACCACGCCGCTGTCGCAGGTGGGCATCGTGACGACCCTGCTGGGCGGCCCGTTCTTCCTGTGGCTGCTGCGCAAGGAACGCCATGACTGA
- a CDS encoding ABC transporter substrate-binding protein translates to MKSILTLITLSAALSGAAGATTYPLTITDDLGRKVTLKAEPKRIVSVLPSTTETVCALGLCDRLVGVDDYSDFPQQVTKLPKVGGLYNPNIEAMVALKPDVVLVSQYGKLAEPLTQAGVTVIAVNPETYDEVFTKTALLGKILNREAQARNLVAKIKGDIARVEILTKNAVRKPTAYFEIDPTPYSIGPNSFMGVLLTKAGARNIIPASMGDFPKVDPEFIVKANPQLILGVDAKTAGARPGWSGISALKTGKVKDIPAELNTMLGRPGPRLGQALMGLAKLIHPELFR, encoded by the coding sequence ATGAAGAGCATCCTGACCCTGATCACCCTGAGTGCCGCCCTGAGCGGCGCCGCGGGTGCCACCACCTACCCGCTGACGATCACCGACGACCTGGGCCGCAAGGTGACCCTGAAGGCCGAACCGAAGCGGATCGTCAGCGTGCTGCCCAGCACCACCGAGACGGTGTGCGCGCTGGGCCTGTGCGACCGCCTGGTCGGCGTGGACGACTACAGCGACTTCCCGCAGCAGGTGACGAAACTGCCGAAGGTGGGCGGCCTGTACAACCCGAACATCGAGGCGATGGTGGCGCTGAAACCCGACGTGGTGCTCGTCAGTCAGTACGGGAAGCTGGCCGAGCCGCTGACGCAGGCGGGCGTGACCGTGATCGCCGTGAACCCCGAGACGTACGACGAGGTGTTCACGAAGACGGCGCTGCTCGGGAAGATCCTGAACCGCGAGGCGCAGGCCCGGAACCTCGTGGCGAAGATCAAGGGCGACATCGCGCGCGTGGAGATCCTCACGAAGAACGCCGTGCGCAAACCCACCGCGTACTTCGAGATCGACCCCACCCCGTACTCGATCGGGCCGAACTCGTTCATGGGCGTGCTGCTGACCAAGGCGGGCGCGCGGAACATCATCCCGGCCAGCATGGGCGACTTCCCGAAGGTGGACCCCGAGTTCATCGTGAAGGCCAACCCGCAGCTGATCCTCGGCGTGGACGCCAAGACGGCGGGCGCGCGCCCCGGCTGGAGCGGCATCAGCGCCCTGAAAACCGGGAAGGTCAAGGACATCCCGGCCGAACTGAACACCATGCTGGGCCGTCCGGGGCCGCGCCTGGGGCAGGCGCTGATGGGCCTGGCGAAACTGATTCACCCGGAACTGTTCAGGTAA